From Zalophus californianus isolate mZalCal1 chromosome 16, mZalCal1.pri.v2, whole genome shotgun sequence, one genomic window encodes:
- the C16H17orf98 gene encoding uncharacterized protein C17orf98 homolog: MSHFCECPLRLEKSFVLDGVAVSTKARAHERLRPKLWSAIPPYNAQQDHHARRYFQSHVVPPILRKTQQDHGGTGRDGWIVDYFHIFGEGQRYLNRRNWAGAGHSLQQVTGHDHYNAELKTIKGFNGRFGYRRNTPALRQRPSVFGEVTQFPLF; encoded by the exons ATGTCGCACTTCTGCGAGTGTCCTCTGCGGCTAGAGAAGAGCTTCGTCTTGGACGGCGTGGCGGTGAGCACCAAGGCCCGCGCCCATGAGCGCCTGAGGCCCAAGCTCTGGTCGGCGATTCCGCCCTACAACGCCCAGCAGGATCACCACGCCCGCCGGTACTTCCAGAGCCACGTGGTTCCGCCCATTCTGCGGAAAACCCAACAG gATCACGGTGGCACAGGAAGAGACGGCTGGATAGTGgattatttccacatttttggggaaggacagagataCCTGAACAGGAGAaactgggcaggggcag gGCATTCCCTCCAGCAGGTGACTGGGCATGATCACTACAATGCTGAACTGAAAACGATCAAGGGGTTCAATGGTCGGTTTGGCTATCGCCGGAACACCCCAGCCCTCCGCCAGCGCCCGTCTGTCTTTGGAGAGGTCACCCAATTCCCTCTCTTCTAA
- the RPL23 gene encoding 60S ribosomal protein L23, translating to MSKRGRGGSSGAKFRISLGLPVGAVINCADNTGAKNLYIISVKGIKGRLNRLPAAGVGDMVMATVKKGKPELRKKVHPAVVIRQRKSYRRKDGVFLYFEDNAGVIVNNKGEMKGSAITGPVAKECADLWPRIASNAGSIA from the exons ATGTCGAAGCGAG GACGTGGTGGGTCCTCCGGTGCGAAATTCCGGATTTCGCTGGGTCTTCCGGTAGGTGCCGTGATCAACTGTGCTGACAACACAG GAGCCAAAAACCTGTATATCATCTCTGTGAAGGGGATCAAGGGACGATTGAACAGACTTCCTGCTGCTGGTGTGGGTGACATGGTGATGGCCACAGTGAAGAAAGGCAAACCAGAACTCAGAAAGAAGG TACATCCAGCAGTGGTAATTCGACAACGAAAGTCATACCGGAGAAAAGATGGTGTGTTTCTCTATTTTGAAGATAATGCGGGGGTCATAGTAAACAACAAAGGTGAAATGAAAG gtTCTGCTATCACAGGACCAGTCGCAAAGGAGTGTGCAGACTTGTGGCCCAGGATTGCATCCAATGCTGGCAGCATTGCATGA